The Thiothrix subterranea genome has a segment encoding these proteins:
- a CDS encoding VWA domain-containing protein: MLNNLHFLHPEWLWLLLVLPLVLGIKWFQARQQGGWERIVDKQLMPFVLSGTAGNWGWLPLAWLSLALLVAIVAMAGPAWEKREVPVFRDQQALVVAMDFSVSMYADDEKPNRITLARFKLLDILNARQDAQNGLVVFAGDAFVVTPLTDDVATIQEQVKNLAPDIMPAPGSLLTPAIERSIELLQQAGMKTGSILLMTDGVADTESAVAAADKAWGMGYNVSVLSLGSADGAAIPRPRGGFLLDSAGKTVIATVNLDDLARIAKAGGGIFMQAALGDADVNALSQQWQSLSQQQLSKSQGRQTDAWVNEGYWLVLLLLPLAALTFRRGWLGAVLVCILLPQPQTATAFSWDDLWLTPDQQAQEALDSGQPARASELFHNPEWKGASAYKNKDYQTAAQQYAAQQSITGQYNYGNAQAKAGKFKEAIIAYKRVLEADPNHEDARHNLKIVEEALQQQQQQEEQNQKNSQKNQPQQQPQDQQGADQQQAQGAQGQDSQTPQPNNSPDQQQQAQEENAAEHAEQEAEQAKQGEQETEANDPQQREQEQATEQWLRRIPDDPSGLWRRKFQYQYQQRGAQARGDEW; encoded by the coding sequence ATGTTGAATAATCTGCATTTTCTCCACCCGGAATGGCTGTGGTTATTGCTGGTGCTGCCGCTGGTGTTGGGCATAAAATGGTTTCAGGCGCGTCAGCAAGGTGGCTGGGAGCGCATTGTCGATAAACAATTAATGCCATTTGTGTTGAGTGGCACGGCGGGCAATTGGGGATGGTTGCCCTTGGCTTGGTTGTCACTGGCGTTGCTGGTGGCGATTGTGGCAATGGCAGGCCCCGCGTGGGAGAAGCGCGAAGTGCCGGTATTTCGTGATCAGCAAGCGCTAGTGGTGGCGATGGATTTTTCTGTCTCGATGTACGCGGATGATGAAAAACCCAACCGCATTACCTTGGCGCGTTTCAAATTGCTCGACATTCTCAATGCGCGTCAGGATGCGCAAAACGGGTTGGTGGTGTTTGCCGGTGATGCGTTTGTGGTCACGCCATTGACCGATGACGTTGCCACGATTCAGGAGCAGGTGAAAAACCTTGCGCCCGACATTATGCCAGCGCCCGGCAGTTTATTGACTCCGGCGATTGAACGCTCGATTGAATTGTTGCAACAAGCGGGGATGAAAACCGGCAGTATTTTGCTGATGACGGATGGCGTGGCGGATACAGAATCTGCCGTTGCCGCAGCGGATAAGGCTTGGGGCATGGGTTACAACGTGTCCGTATTGTCATTGGGATCGGCGGATGGTGCGGCAATACCTCGCCCTAGAGGGGGCTTTTTGCTGGATAGCGCGGGTAAAACCGTGATTGCGACCGTGAATCTGGATGATTTGGCGCGTATTGCTAAAGCCGGTGGTGGGATTTTCATGCAAGCGGCTTTGGGTGATGCCGATGTCAATGCCTTAAGTCAGCAATGGCAGTCGCTTAGCCAACAGCAATTAAGCAAAAGCCAAGGCCGCCAAACCGATGCGTGGGTAAATGAAGGCTATTGGCTGGTGTTGTTGCTCTTGCCACTGGCGGCATTGACGTTTAGACGCGGCTGGTTAGGGGCGGTATTGGTGTGCATTCTGTTGCCACAACCGCAAACCGCGACGGCATTCAGTTGGGATGATCTATGGTTAACGCCTGATCAACAAGCACAAGAAGCGCTGGATAGTGGGCAACCTGCCCGTGCTTCAGAACTTTTCCATAACCCTGAGTGGAAAGGCGCTTCGGCGTATAAAAACAAGGATTATCAAACTGCTGCACAACAGTATGCCGCGCAACAAAGCATTACCGGGCAGTATAATTATGGCAATGCGCAAGCGAAAGCGGGCAAATTTAAGGAGGCAATTATTGCCTATAAGCGGGTATTGGAAGCCGACCCTAACCATGAGGATGCGCGTCATAACCTGAAAATAGTGGAAGAGGCGCTTCAGCAACAGCAACAGCAGGAAGAGCAGAACCAAAAAAATTCTCAGAAAAATCAGCCGCAACAACAACCACAAGACCAGCAAGGTGCAGATCAGCAGCAAGCGCAAGGAGCGCAAGGCCAAGACTCGCAAACGCCGCAACCCAATAACTCACCGGATCAACAGCAGCAAGCGCAAGAAGAAAATGCGGCCGAACATGCTGAACAGGAAGCCGAGCAAGCCAAACAAGGCGAGCAAGAAACCGAAGCTAATGACCCGCAACAGCGCGAACAAGAACAAGCCACTGAGCAATGGTTGCGGCGTATTCCTGATGACCCATCGGGTCTGTGGCGGCGCAAGTTTCAGTACCAATACCAACAACGTGGTGCGCAGGCAAGGGGTGATGAATGGTGA